In the genome of Roseimicrobium gellanilyticum, one region contains:
- a CDS encoding WGR domain-containing protein: MESISLYYREGASDKVYEASIVPKGDGYVVTFAYGRRGSTLNAGTKTPTPLGYDEAKRTFDKLVREKTAKGYQVAAGGGSVSAAALPANAKAPTGIHCQLLNPVEEEKVQKLLSHPDWWLQEKIDGRRLLIRKEGSTITGINRLGQETALPQTMVESALTCTADFILDGEGVGDVLHVFDALSLHGGDLRHVGFAERFVRLSKFLKVSIPPHFKLVNVACQLNAKQETFTRLQREHREGAVFKHMMAPYTPGRPASGGMQLKHKFCETASFIVTKPNPKRSVSLLLFDGDRVVPAGNVTIPPNHDVPAPGTIVDCRYLYAFRESGSIYQPVYLGPREDIRAEECTTAQLKYQPEAVAL, from the coding sequence ATGGAAAGCATCTCCCTCTACTACCGCGAAGGCGCTTCTGACAAAGTGTACGAAGCCTCCATTGTGCCCAAGGGCGACGGATACGTTGTCACCTTCGCCTACGGCCGTCGCGGCTCGACCCTCAATGCGGGCACCAAGACGCCGACACCCCTCGGCTACGACGAAGCCAAGCGCACCTTCGACAAGCTGGTGCGCGAGAAAACAGCCAAAGGATATCAGGTAGCTGCAGGCGGCGGCAGCGTGAGCGCCGCCGCCCTCCCGGCAAACGCCAAGGCACCTACAGGTATTCACTGCCAACTCCTCAATCCCGTTGAGGAGGAAAAAGTCCAGAAACTCCTCTCCCACCCCGACTGGTGGCTGCAGGAGAAGATCGATGGCCGCCGCCTCCTCATCCGCAAAGAAGGCTCCACCATCACCGGCATCAATCGCCTCGGCCAGGAAACCGCTCTTCCCCAAACCATGGTGGAGAGCGCCCTGACCTGCACCGCCGACTTCATCCTTGATGGAGAAGGTGTGGGGGATGTGCTCCACGTGTTCGATGCCCTGAGCCTCCACGGCGGGGATCTACGCCATGTGGGCTTTGCCGAGCGCTTCGTTCGTCTGAGCAAGTTCCTCAAGGTCTCCATTCCTCCGCACTTCAAGCTCGTGAACGTCGCCTGCCAGCTCAACGCCAAGCAGGAAACGTTCACGCGGCTTCAGCGCGAGCATCGCGAAGGGGCGGTCTTCAAGCACATGATGGCTCCGTACACTCCGGGCCGTCCTGCCTCAGGAGGAATGCAGCTCAAGCACAAGTTCTGCGAGACAGCCTCCTTCATCGTCACCAAGCCCAATCCCAAGCGCAGCGTATCCTTACTCCTCTTTGATGGAGACCGGGTGGTGCCCGCGGGCAACGTAACCATTCCACCCAACCACGATGTCCCGGCTCCGGGCACTATTGTGGACTGCCGCTACCTGTACGCCTTCCGCGAGTCCGGCTCCATCTACCAGCCGGTGTACCTAGGCCCACGAGAAGACATCCGCGCGGAGGAATGCACCACCGCCCAGCTCAAGTACCAGCCCGAAGCGGTTGCGCTCTGA
- a CDS encoding RecB family exonuclease yields MSARTTNAATTASTPGAGARSEKEIIAELLQTVSASRLTLFLQCRLKFFFRYVLSIPKPKAPALHVGNAVHAALKARNRARWLQQPLSLKALHDSYSAAWTDESEGKVDWAGAEAEEKAIGWRLFETYLREHPLPEDLKPDAIEVSIEADLREHGLPRLVGILDLVLQSRIIDYKTSSTTPNPERVAHTHEVQTSGYAVLYRHNTGQRELGLELHHLVKLKNPKVVVTLMPPMSDEQQTRLFHLMDAYQTGLQRGDFVPSPGMQCACCEFFNECRRWK; encoded by the coding sequence ATGAGCGCCCGCACCACCAATGCCGCTACGACTGCTTCCACACCGGGGGCAGGCGCACGGAGCGAGAAGGAAATCATTGCCGAGCTCTTGCAGACAGTGTCGGCTTCGCGGCTGACCCTGTTCCTGCAGTGCCGACTCAAGTTCTTCTTTCGTTACGTGCTGTCTATCCCCAAGCCCAAGGCACCAGCCCTGCATGTCGGCAACGCCGTGCATGCCGCGCTCAAAGCTCGTAACCGAGCCCGCTGGCTCCAGCAGCCCCTCTCGCTTAAAGCGCTTCACGACTCATACTCTGCGGCGTGGACGGATGAGAGCGAGGGCAAGGTGGACTGGGCAGGTGCCGAAGCTGAGGAGAAGGCCATCGGCTGGCGCCTGTTCGAAACATACCTCCGGGAGCATCCACTCCCGGAGGATCTCAAGCCGGATGCGATCGAAGTGTCCATCGAGGCAGACCTGCGCGAGCACGGTCTGCCTCGTCTGGTGGGCATCCTCGATCTCGTCCTGCAAAGCCGCATCATCGACTACAAGACCTCGTCCACTACCCCCAACCCGGAAAGGGTGGCTCACACCCACGAAGTGCAGACCAGTGGCTACGCCGTGTTGTACCGGCACAACACCGGGCAGCGCGAACTGGGGCTGGAACTGCATCACCTGGTCAAACTCAAGAACCCCAAGGTGGTGGTCACCCTCATGCCACCCATGAGTGACGAACAACAAACCCGGTTGTTCCATCTCATGGACGCCTACCAGACCGGCCTGCAGCGTGGTGACTTCGTTCCCTCACCGGGGATGCAGTGCGCCTGCTGTGAGTTCTTCAACGAGTGCCGGCGCTGGAAGTAG
- a CDS encoding c-type cytochrome domain-containing protein, with product MKAITATLLLLFGTLSAAEPPVDFARQIKPIFADRCIMCHNSQTLLGELNLQNRELAMKKRKNGPVIVPNDPEKSPLYLTLTLPPSERKAMPATAHRLPKDEIKFIRRWIEEGAKWPSGKDGAIEARPASPNGR from the coding sequence ATGAAAGCAATTACTGCCACCTTGCTTCTCTTGTTCGGTACTCTATCCGCCGCCGAGCCTCCTGTTGACTTTGCCAGGCAGATCAAGCCGATCTTCGCGGATCGATGCATCATGTGTCACAACTCTCAAACGCTCCTTGGCGAACTGAATCTGCAGAATCGAGAGCTGGCCATGAAAAAGCGAAAGAATGGGCCCGTGATCGTTCCGAATGACCCGGAGAAAAGTCCCCTTTACCTGACTCTCACCCTTCCTCCGAGCGAAAGAAAGGCGATGCCGGCTACTGCACACCGTCTGCCAAAGGACGAAATTAAATTTATCCGCCGGTGGATCGAGGAAGGCGCCAAATGGCCCAGTGGCAAAGACGGAGCCATAGAGGCGAGACCGGCGAGCCCGAATGGGCGTTGA